In one window of Peptococcaceae bacterium DNA:
- a CDS encoding 4Fe-4S binding protein has translation MLPLGAVCKAGGARSNKTGSWRDFRPNVTEICNGCGICELFCPDSCISIEENKCVINYDYCKGCGICNKECPRGAIKMQEERK, from the coding sequence ATGCTGCCTTTAGGAGCCGTGTGTAAGGCCGGAGGGGCTCGCAGCAATAAAACCGGCAGTTGGAGAGATTTCAGGCCGAATGTCACGGAGATATGTAACGGTTGTGGAATTTGTGAACTGTTTTGTCCTGACAGCTGTATTTCGATAGAGGAAAATAAATGCGTGATTAATTATGATTATTGTAAAGGCTGTGGCATATGCAACAAGGAATGCCCGAGAGGGGCGATAAAAATGCAGGAAGAGAGGAAATAG